A stretch of DNA from Tigriopus californicus strain San Diego chromosome 11, Tcal_SD_v2.1, whole genome shotgun sequence:
GCCAACTCCAAGGCCGTCTCCACCTATGCTACACGTGTAAAGTGTGTTCCACACGGAACGCCAAGTTCATTTCCAAGCAAGCCTACACCCAAGGTGTAGTGATCGTCACCTGTGAGGGTTGCCAAAACCGCCACTTGATCGCCGACAATCTGGGTTGGTGGGCTGAGCTCCACGACCAAGGGTTGACCAACATTGAAAAGATCCTGGCGAGTCGAGGCGAAAAGGTGCGAACAGTGTCTCTGACCGCGGACGACCTGGAACTCGTGCCCAAGGCCCCGGATGGATGAGGATCGAGAGATTTTGATTCGCTCATGAGTCCTGACGAAAGGATTAGTGTCCAACATTACTTGGTATCTATATTTTCATGATAAAATGCCTAATCCAGCCAACATGGAGCGTTTCTTCTCCTCATGCGCGATCACTCGGCGTTGTTGTTCGGCGTCAAATTTGACGACGGTCGCCAACACTTTGGCCAAGGTCAGGGACTCCTTGCCCAGCATATATTGGTAAAGAATGTTCTTGAGGTACTCGAATTCGGTGGCTTCTTCGAGGGTGTGACTCCCGTTGTGGTGACGGGTGGAAGACACGGCTAAAGTGGCGGGCGTGGCTCCCAGGCCGAGTAGGGCGTGGTTTTCTTTCTGCAAGTCTTCCACCTCTTCATGATCCCATTGCCAAGCGTTTTTTTGATCGCGCTCTTCTCGTTCCTTGAGCTTCTGCTCTAATGCTTGGACTTGCTTGTCCTTGACCGCTTCAAattcggccatttttgactGATACACGCGACTGCATGACTCGATTTCCTCCTCCAATTCCTGTTCCTTCATGGACATGGCGTGGGCGTGTTTGTCCAGCATGTCGTCGTAGAGGGTGGTCTTTTCATACAACTCGTGGTTGAGCTCATTGATCTTTTCCCGAGAGTCGGCGATGGCCTTGTTTAACTCGGTTTCGGATTCGTCGCGGAGTTTTTGAAGTTCCGCTTCATGATCCCGTTCACGCACAGCCAATTTCCTTTCATAATCTTTGATAAAGGCCTTGATTTTAGTCTCTTGATCTTGCTCAAGAGCCAGATTGGATTCTAACTCTGCGATTAGGCTCAATTTATCACTGATATCTTGCTTCAATTGgtgattgtctttttgaagcaatgcACATCTTTCACCGAGTTGGGTCTCTTGCGTGCAGGCTTCGGATTCCAGTTCTTGCACTCTTTTTTGCAGTGTCTCTGTGTTCTCTTTGAGAAGTTCATCCCGTGCCTTGACTAGTTCCTTCTGAGACTCCAATTCATTGCGTAAGCTCTGAACTTGGTTGTGTTTTGAGTCTTCAATCTCGGTAATTTTCTCGGTGAGCTCCTCGATTCGTTTGGAAAACTTGTCCACTTCTTGTCCGTGGCACTTGGATTGAAGCTTGAGCTTCTCAGAAGTTTCTTCCAGTAGCTTTTCCTTGGCCTCTAACTGATCTTGTAGCTTCTTCTGGTATTCAATGGACTGAGTCATATGATCCTTGGTAGAATTTTCACGT
This window harbors:
- the LOC131890997 gene encoding DNL-type zinc finger protein-like codes for the protein MLRRGILRLGRGRAVHLTHPPAVKFNFLAATSKLTNNAWPTSPFLTQRFYSSDPNPTPPAKIPLGQLQGRLHLCYTCKVCSTRNAKFISKQAYTQGVVIVTCEGCQNRHLIADNLGWWAELHDQGLTNIEKILASRGEKVRTVSLTADDLELVPKAPDG